Genomic window (Blastocatellia bacterium):
CCTCCGTTATCTAACAAACGGCTATTTGGGTTTAACTCAACAGGATAAGAAATAAAATTTGAATCAAAAGAAAAAATTTGCATTTGACTTAGCTTGCTTTAAATTCCTATTTCTTTAGAAAAACTTGTCGAAGGAGGAACAGTTAGAATTGTTTCTCCAAATGACTTCTGTTTGGATGTTTTCTGACCAATTTATCTTTACTTTCACACCTTCAAGGTCTTTTTCATGTCCAAAGCTAACAAGTCTTGAATACCACATAGTTACTCGTTTCGCTGCTGATTGAATAGCTTTAAGCGCGGTTGTTTTTCCGCTACCATTTGGCCCGATGATAAGTGTAAATGGGCTAAGAGGTAGTTTTGTATCTTGTAATGCTTTGTAATTCTTAAACTCTACGGATTCAATCATAAGGTTTAATTTAAGTTTAGTTTTAGCCAAAATTCAAGGTTAACGCTTAAACATTAATGCTTTAATGTTAATTTCAAGGGTTTCTGTTTTTGAGCATTCTATTTTTGTGTTGTTTTCTTTTACTTCCATTTCTATATCAGTATTAGTTCTTAGTGTAAAATGATCTCCACGGTTAAGTTCTAGTAACAAAACACGCTCATTTGAAAGGCAATCTAAGCGAGCAGAAATCAACCGACCATCTTTAGTTGCAAATTTATCATCACGTCCACAAGTTAAACCAAGCTCGCTTTTCTTAAATTTAACCATTGCTTGAGATGTGTTTCCTGAGCCTTGGAGGGAAATTTTAGCGGTTCCATCTGTAAAGCTATTTCTTAGCACCCCAGAAAAATCTTTTTCTCGATAGTCAGAGTGGCTAACTAGCAATAAAAAGTTTTTTAACCCTTCTTTATCATCTACTTCAAAAACAAAATTTCCTGCATTATCTGTTTTAGTTTTGTAATCTTGAAATTGAGTGCGAACTGTAACTAAAGCCTCTACAATAGGTTGTCCATTGCGAGCATCTATAATTTGACCGGAAAAAA
Coding sequences:
- a CDS encoding carboxypeptidase regulatory-like domain-containing protein yields the protein MKRFYLPIFALFFLFLVNLPVSAQISLSNQAKAVFSGQIIDARNGQPIVEALVTVRTQFQDYKTKTDNAGNFVFEVDDKEGLKNFLLLVSHSDYREKDFSGVLRNSFTDGTAKISLQGSGNTSQAMVKFKKSELGLTCGRDDKFATKDGRLISARLDCLSNERVLLLELNRGDHFTLRTNTDIEMEVKENNTKIECSKTETLEINIKALMFKR
- a CDS encoding AAA family ATPase, whose product is MIESVEFKNYKALQDTKLPLSPFTLIIGPNGSGKTTALKAIQSAAKRVTMWYSRLVSFGHEKDLEGVKVKINWSENIQTEVIWRNNSNCSSFDKFF